A genomic region of Hirundo rustica isolate bHirRus1 chromosome 12, bHirRus1.pri.v3, whole genome shotgun sequence contains the following coding sequences:
- the ACTR8 gene encoding actin-related protein 8, with protein sequence MTQAEKGEAENGKDKERDREREQRGVKRPIVPAAVPESLQEQIQSNFIVVIHPGSTTLRLGRATDTLPAGIPHVIARRHKQQGQAAYRDSWLLRDGLSKPESTEQRQNGLKMVDQAIWSKKMSNGARRIPVSPDQARSYNRQMRPAILDHSSGAKWTNTSNHPEFLVGEEALYVNPLDCYNIHWPIRRGQLNLHAGPGGSLTAVLADLEVIWSHAIQKYLEIPLKDLKYYRCILLIPDIYNKQHVKELVNMILMKMGFSGIIVHQESVCATFGSGLSSACIVDVGDQKTSVCCVEDGVSHRNTRLCLAYGGSDVSRCFYWLMQRAGFPYRDCQLANKLDCLLLQHLKETFCHLDQDISGLQDHEFQIRHPDSPALLYQFRLGDEKLQAPMALFYPATFGIVGQKMTILQHRSQGDPEDPHDEHYLLATQSKQEQSAKATADRKSMSKPGAFEGELRGQSSDISERIYPQEVELGSSQGDCMIPGNDSEEPLTAHMSRKTAISQFEGKALGLDKAILHSIDCCASDDTKKKMYSSILVVGGGLMFHKAQEFLQHRILNKMPPSFRRVVENVEVITRPKDMDPRLIAWKGGAVLACLDTTQELWIYQREWQRFGVRMLRERAAFVW encoded by the exons ATGACCCAGGCGGAGAAAGGCGAGGCGGAGAACGGCAAGGACAAGGAGCGCGACCGGGAGCGCGAGCAGCGCGGCGTGAAGCGGCCCATCGTCCCCGCCGCCGTGCCCGAGTCCCTGCAGGAG CAAATACAGAGCAACTTCATCGTGGTGATCCACCCCGGCTCGACCACCCTGCGGCTCGGGCGGGCCACGGACACGCTGCCCGCGGGCATCCCGCACGTCATCGCGCGGCGGCACAAGCAGCAGGGCCAGGCGGCCTACAGGGACAGCTGGCTCCTCAGGGACGGCCTCAGT AAACCTGAAAGTACTGAGCAGAGACAAAATGGCCTTAAAATGGTGGACCAAGCAATATGGTCCAAAAAGATGTCGAACGGAGCAAGGCGCATACCAGTGTCACCTGATCAG GCCAGGTCTTACAACAGACAGATGAGGCCTGCCATTTTGGATCACAGCTCTGGGGCCAAGTGGACAAACACATCAAATCATCCTGAATTTTTGGTAGGAGAAGAG GCACTGTATGTTAATCCCTTAGATTGTTATAATATCCACTGGCCCATTAGAAGAGGGCAGCTGAATCTCCATGCAGGACCTGGTGGTTCCCTCACTGCAGTACTGGCAGACCTGGAAGTTATATGGTCTCATGCAATACAAAAATACCTGGAAATACCACTGAAAGACCTAAAG TACTACAGATGCATTTTACTAATTCCAGACATCTATAATAAACAACATGTGAAAGAACTGGTGAATATGATCCTAATGAAGATGGGCTTCTCAG GAATTATTGTACACCAGGAGTCTGTCTGTGCTACCTTTGGAAGTGGTTTAAGCAGTGCATGTATTGTAGATGTGGGAGATCAGAAGACAAGTGTTTGCTGTGTAGAAGATGGTGTTTCCCATCGTAACACCAG GCTGTGCCTTGCATATGGAGGATCTGATGTGTCAAGGTGTTTTTATTGGCTCATGCAACGAGCAGGATTCCCATACAGAGACTGCCAGTTAGCTAATAAGTTGGATTGCCTGCTGCTTCAGCACCTGAAGGAGACATTTTGTCATTTAGATCAG GATATTTCTGGATTACAAGATCACGAGTTCCAAATTCGGCATCCGGATTCTCCGGCTTTATTGTACCAGTTCCGATTAGGGGATGAAAAATTAcag GCACCCATGGCTCTGTTTTATCCTGCAACTTTTGGAATTGTTGGACAAAAAATGACAATTTTGCAGCACAGGTCACAAGGTGACCCTGAGGATCCTCATGATGAGCATTATCTGCTGGCCACACAAAGTAAACAGGAGCAG TCTGCAAAAGCTACAGCTGACAGAAAATCTATGTCAAAGCCCGGTGCATTTGAGGGAGAATTGAGAGGCCAATCCTCAGACATTTCAGAGAGGATCTACCCACAAGAAGTGGAACTGGGATCTTCCCAGGGTGACTGTATGATACCTGGCAATGATTCAGAGGAACCTTTAACGGCACACATGTCCAGGAAAACTGCTATTTCTCAGTTTGAAGGCAAAGCCTTGGGCCTGGACAAAGCCATCCTTCATAGTATCGACTGCTGTG CATCTGATGATACAAAAAAGAAGATGTACAGCTCCATCTTAGTAGTGGGAGGAGGCCTTATGTTTCATAAAGCTCAGGAGTTTCTTCAACACCGAATTCTCAACAAAATGCCACCTTCTTTCAGAAGAGTTGTTGAAAATGTTGAGGTCATCACAAGGCCTAAG GATATGGATCCACGTTTAATTGCCTGGAAAGGAGGTGCAGTTTTGGCCTGTCTGGACACAACTCAGGAGCTGTGGATATACCAGAGGGAGTGGCAGCGTTTTGGTGTCAGGATGTTACGGGAGCGAGCAGCGTTTGTGTGGTAA